A genomic stretch from Antarcticibacterium flavum includes:
- a CDS encoding response regulator transcription factor yields MKTLLVEDDEFLLKSLSFFLRSKGYTVTGFDNGLDAMQYLENHENEIDIVITDLNLPFAGGQQVIRSLRTSRGQKLPLIVLTSSGVESTELEVFDLGADEFISKPFSPAVLLKRMEKLVVKQS; encoded by the coding sequence ATGAAGACCCTACTAGTAGAAGATGATGAGTTCCTATTGAAATCCCTTTCTTTTTTTTTAAGATCAAAAGGTTATACTGTTACAGGTTTTGATAATGGTCTGGATGCCATGCAATACCTGGAAAATCACGAGAATGAAATAGATATCGTGATAACAGACCTTAATCTTCCCTTCGCAGGAGGTCAGCAGGTAATACGCAGCCTGAGGACTAGCCGGGGCCAAAAGCTTCCTCTCATTGTCCTTACATCTTCTGGTGTGGAATCAACAGAACTGGAAGTCTTTGATCTGGGAGCAGATGAGTTTATTTCCAAACCTTTTAGCCCTGCCGTTTTGCTTAAACGCATGGAAAAGCTAGTTGTTAAACAATCCTGA
- a CDS encoding efflux RND transporter periplasmic adaptor subunit, with translation MKNLHYKLILVLSLSFIGCKEETESTGEETSNTNEITVTRQQFESSGMKIGTFETLEFPEIVQTTGEIDVPPENRAVINAFVGGYVKRNPLLVGDDVKKGQPLITLENPDYIEIQQQYLEVAEQLKYLKAEFDRQQTLFEEKVTSEKKFLQAESDYRRNMAMYNGLRQKLQMLNISPSLVEQGKITSEITIYSPISGSITAVDVSKGMFVTAQDRIMEIVEKEHMHLELIAFEKDVMQIKKGQEIIFKTPEGNSNSFSGEVYLVGKAIDRQSRTVLIHGHLPDSLVEKLTVGMFVEAGIVTNKTKQQALPEEAVIEQEGFSYVLHLLGEENGNYIFQKKEVRPAATYNGYKAIENTADFEANARFLTNGSFRLIGE, from the coding sequence ATGAAAAATTTACATTATAAACTCATATTGGTCCTTTCACTTTCTTTTATAGGCTGTAAAGAGGAAACAGAAAGTACAGGGGAAGAAACCTCAAACACCAATGAGATCACTGTCACCCGGCAACAGTTTGAAAGCAGTGGGATGAAAATTGGAACATTTGAGACCCTGGAATTTCCTGAAATTGTACAAACTACAGGAGAAATAGACGTTCCACCGGAGAATCGCGCGGTGATAAATGCCTTTGTTGGGGGTTACGTTAAGAGAAACCCGCTGTTGGTGGGCGATGATGTAAAAAAGGGCCAGCCGCTTATTACCCTTGAGAATCCTGACTATATCGAGATACAACAGCAATATCTGGAAGTGGCAGAGCAGCTTAAATATTTAAAAGCTGAATTTGACCGGCAGCAAACCCTTTTTGAAGAGAAGGTAACCTCAGAAAAAAAGTTCCTGCAGGCAGAAAGTGATTATCGAAGGAATATGGCAATGTACAACGGCTTGCGCCAAAAACTGCAAATGCTGAATATTTCACCTTCCCTAGTGGAGCAGGGAAAGATCACTTCTGAAATTACAATTTACTCACCTATTAGCGGAAGTATCACAGCAGTGGACGTAAGCAAAGGGATGTTTGTTACGGCGCAGGATCGCATCATGGAAATTGTAGAGAAAGAACACATGCACCTGGAGTTAATAGCTTTTGAAAAAGATGTGATGCAAATAAAAAAAGGACAGGAGATCATCTTTAAAACCCCTGAGGGAAATTCAAATAGCTTTAGCGGGGAAGTATACCTTGTAGGCAAAGCAATAGACAGGCAAAGCAGGACAGTGCTCATACACGGGCATTTGCCCGATAGCCTGGTTGAGAAACTTACCGTAGGTATGTTTGTGGAAGCCGGGATTGTAACAAATAAAACCAAACAGCAGGCCCTACCCGAGGAAGCTGTCATTGAACAGGAAGGTTTTTCTTATGTCCTGCATCTCCTTGGAGAGGAGAATGGAAATTATATATTCCAGAAAAAAGAAGTGAGACCTGCAGCTACCTACAACGGTTACAAAGCAATTGAAAACACTGCCGATTTTGAAGCCAATGCCCGATTCCTCACCAATGGAAGTTTCAGGTTAATTGGGGAGTAG
- a CDS encoding response regulator, whose product MTYILKKDNNEEIRRLQTLLSYNILDTPGEEEFDGLVKLISIICNSPIALISMLDDKRQWYKAKVGVVQDEVPKEDTICQFTLEQDDLLEIPDAREDDRVRGNDHVTAEGGIRFYAGVNIKASNGHKIGTVCVVDTVPRELNEDQRLALKLVADQTMALLETRKKNKELGNELELVINEKIKKTQLQLLQKETEYNLLLKAIRKSNGVVEFSPDGVIRSVNKNFLKVLGYPREEVIGKHHEIFLDEDQKLASEEFWSSLRNGEFHTGRFKRLQKDGSPVWIQATYNPITNQKDEVIKVVKISRDITKEIEAERALQQSRDLAEELNNQKDNFIANMSHEIRTPIHAILGFTELLLEKEQDPSKESYLKSVKTAGDNLLYIINDILDLSKLEAGVIHLEKEPFDLSLVIQNVFSILHLKAHQKKLLFQYHIEPDVEFQLIGDRNRLTQILINLLGNAIKFTAAGRVEVFIKSVKSVPENNESTRLQFKVVDTGIGIPAKKLDAIFDRFSQGEEDTSRKYGGTGLGLNISRQLIEKQGGTVGVESTIGKGSVFTFELTFGRGIINAQLEKEKSPAATRDINKASILLCEDNELNQRLIKAILNEKGYEVDLAENGEKGIELLRIKKYDLILMDIQMPVKDGYDATKAIRQELEISTPIIALTANFMLSERIKCHELGMNDYLSKPFPKEDLLNIIELTIQGNSYHKILKPNVTFKDKPIISLENLNDLTEGDENFRQEMILLLVNQAEKMFEEIQGHSENKNVVEIAATAHKLKTSLGVIDADLTLLNKLEDLKNHDPGNRDYTGLVVSLGLQLKEIFSILKELINTPQNEDPTSRR is encoded by the coding sequence ATGACATATATTTTAAAGAAAGACAATAATGAGGAAATACGGCGTTTGCAAACCCTCCTTTCATACAATATTCTCGACACTCCCGGGGAAGAGGAGTTTGATGGCCTGGTAAAACTTATTTCCATAATTTGCAATTCCCCAATTGCTTTAATTTCCATGTTGGATGATAAAAGGCAATGGTATAAGGCTAAAGTTGGGGTAGTGCAGGATGAAGTGCCAAAGGAAGATACGATTTGCCAGTTCACCCTGGAGCAGGATGACCTCCTGGAAATACCAGATGCAAGGGAGGATGACCGGGTTCGCGGTAATGACCATGTAACGGCAGAGGGAGGTATTCGGTTTTATGCAGGGGTGAATATAAAAGCAAGCAATGGGCATAAAATAGGAACTGTATGTGTGGTAGATACTGTCCCCCGGGAATTAAATGAAGACCAAAGACTGGCCCTAAAGCTGGTGGCAGATCAAACCATGGCACTGCTGGAAACCCGTAAAAAAAATAAAGAGCTGGGAAACGAGCTGGAGTTAGTCATAAATGAAAAGATAAAGAAAACACAACTTCAACTTCTTCAAAAGGAAACAGAATATAACCTTTTGCTTAAAGCGATAAGAAAATCCAATGGGGTAGTGGAGTTTTCACCAGATGGTGTAATAAGATCTGTAAATAAAAATTTTCTAAAGGTCCTGGGATATCCCCGGGAAGAGGTAATTGGGAAGCATCACGAAATTTTTCTTGATGAAGATCAAAAATTGGCAAGTGAGGAGTTTTGGTCATCGTTACGAAATGGAGAATTTCATACAGGAAGATTTAAAAGGCTTCAAAAAGATGGTTCTCCTGTATGGATTCAGGCCACTTATAATCCCATTACAAATCAAAAGGATGAAGTTATAAAGGTGGTAAAGATAAGCCGGGATATTACCAAAGAAATTGAAGCCGAAAGGGCATTGCAGCAATCCAGGGACCTTGCTGAAGAATTAAATAATCAAAAGGATAATTTCATAGCCAATATGAGCCACGAAATAAGAACTCCAATTCATGCTATCCTTGGGTTTACAGAACTGCTTCTGGAAAAAGAGCAGGATCCTTCAAAGGAATCCTACCTTAAATCGGTTAAAACAGCGGGAGACAATCTTTTATACATAATTAACGATATTCTGGACCTCTCCAAACTGGAAGCAGGAGTAATACATCTTGAGAAAGAGCCTTTTGATCTTTCACTGGTAATACAAAATGTCTTTTCAATTCTTCATTTAAAGGCGCATCAAAAAAAGCTGTTATTCCAATATCATATAGAACCCGATGTTGAATTTCAGCTTATTGGCGATAGGAACAGGTTAACGCAAATATTGATCAATCTACTTGGGAATGCTATAAAATTCACAGCAGCAGGAAGAGTTGAGGTTTTTATAAAATCTGTCAAATCTGTCCCTGAAAACAATGAAAGTACCCGGCTGCAATTTAAAGTAGTTGATACAGGCATTGGTATTCCTGCAAAGAAACTGGACGCTATTTTTGACCGATTTTCGCAGGGAGAGGAAGACACCTCCCGTAAATATGGAGGCACAGGTTTAGGACTTAATATTTCCAGGCAGCTCATTGAGAAACAGGGAGGTACTGTGGGGGTAGAAAGTACAATAGGTAAGGGATCTGTCTTTACATTTGAGCTCACCTTTGGCAGGGGAATTATCAATGCACAATTAGAAAAAGAGAAGTCCCCGGCTGCCACCCGCGATATCAACAAGGCCAGTATCTTGCTTTGTGAAGATAATGAGCTTAACCAGAGGTTAATAAAGGCAATTCTTAATGAAAAAGGCTATGAAGTTGACCTGGCTGAAAATGGAGAAAAAGGCATAGAATTGTTACGTATCAAGAAGTACGACCTTATCTTAATGGATATTCAAATGCCTGTAAAGGATGGCTATGACGCTACTAAAGCAATAAGACAGGAACTTGAAATTTCCACTCCAATCATAGCTTTGACTGCAAATTTCATGCTTTCAGAAAGGATCAAATGTCATGAGCTGGGAATGAATGATTACTTATCGAAACCCTTTCCAAAGGAAGATCTGTTGAATATCATAGAGCTTACGATACAGGGAAACAGCTATCATAAGATATTGAAACCCAATGTTACTTTTAAGGATAAACCTATTATCTCCCTGGAGAACCTCAATGACCTGACGGAAGGGGATGAAAATTTCAGGCAGGAAATGATCTTGCTTCTGGTCAACCAGGCAGAAAAGATGTTTGAAGAAATCCAGGGTCATTCTGAAAATAAAAATGTTGTCGAAATTGCTGCAACAGCACATAAATTAAAGACATCTCTTGGAGTTATTGATGCCGACCTCACATTGCTGAATAAGCTTGAAGATCTCAAAAATCACGATCCTGGAAATAGGGATTATACCGGCCTGGTAGTCTCTTTGGGCTTACAGCTTAAGGAGATTTTTAGTATATTGAAAGAATTAATAAATACCCCTCAAAATGAAGACCCTACTAGTAGAAGATGA
- a CDS encoding glycosyltransferase family 2 protein, whose amino-acid sequence MTGNYTIDLVITVFNYLILFFAIFVMFSYVALAIISGVHLKAYLKKNRFVNYNALLALDSAPKVSLIAPAYNEGRTIEENVRSLLSINYNNFDVIVVNDGSKDDSIPVLKAAFDLVESSLTYKDKIPTKKVKAIYTSANPAFSRLIVVDKENGGKADALNTGINVSRNPYIVCIDVDCIMDKDVLLKLAKPYLEQSDKKIIATGGVVRIANSCVIKSGKLVEVKAPENFLARVQVIEYLRAFILGRMAWSKMDGLLIISGAFGMFDREVAISSGGYDTKTVGEDMELIVRMRRYMVDKGEPYTVQYIPDPLCWTEAPESYKILGKQRSRWMRGTIETLWTHRRMMFNPKYRTLGLLSYPYWLFAEYYAPLIEVTGLIISLVLAFLGIISWEFFFLFLLLVYVFAVMFSMMALYTEESTYKKYETIRDLRKLATVALLEPLIFHPFTVYAALKGNWEKLTGNKGWGEMTRTGFDKKN is encoded by the coding sequence ATGACAGGTAATTACACAATAGATCTGGTTATAACGGTATTTAATTACCTCATTCTTTTCTTCGCTATTTTTGTGATGTTTTCCTATGTGGCCCTGGCTATTATTTCAGGAGTTCATCTAAAAGCCTACTTAAAAAAGAACAGGTTCGTTAATTATAATGCGTTGCTGGCCCTGGACAGTGCCCCCAAAGTTTCATTGATAGCACCGGCCTATAATGAAGGGAGGACAATTGAAGAAAATGTTAGGTCATTGCTATCCATCAACTATAACAATTTTGACGTGATCGTAGTTAACGATGGTAGTAAGGATGATTCCATCCCCGTTCTTAAAGCAGCGTTTGATCTTGTAGAGAGCTCATTGACTTATAAGGATAAAATTCCTACCAAAAAGGTTAAGGCAATTTACACATCTGCAAATCCCGCGTTTTCCAGATTAATAGTTGTAGACAAGGAGAATGGAGGAAAGGCAGATGCTTTAAACACAGGGATCAATGTATCCCGCAACCCGTATATTGTTTGTATAGATGTGGATTGTATTATGGATAAGGATGTGCTTTTAAAACTAGCCAAACCTTATTTGGAGCAGTCAGATAAAAAGATCATTGCTACCGGGGGCGTGGTAAGAATAGCCAATTCATGTGTTATCAAATCGGGAAAACTTGTAGAGGTGAAGGCTCCGGAGAACTTCCTGGCGCGGGTGCAGGTAATAGAATATTTAAGAGCTTTTATCCTTGGAAGAATGGCCTGGAGTAAAATGGATGGCCTCCTTATCATAAGCGGTGCTTTTGGCATGTTTGATCGTGAGGTTGCCATAAGTAGTGGGGGATATGACACCAAAACTGTAGGAGAGGATATGGAGCTTATAGTTAGGATGAGAAGGTACATGGTAGATAAAGGGGAGCCTTACACTGTACAATATATCCCAGATCCCTTATGCTGGACAGAAGCACCCGAAAGTTATAAGATCCTGGGAAAACAACGCAGCCGCTGGATGCGTGGAACTATAGAAACCCTCTGGACCCACAGGAGGATGATGTTCAATCCTAAATACAGGACATTAGGGCTACTGAGTTATCCCTATTGGTTGTTTGCTGAATATTACGCCCCTTTGATTGAGGTTACAGGACTAATTATAAGTTTAGTTCTTGCATTTTTAGGGATTATAAGCTGGGAATTCTTCTTTTTATTCCTGCTGCTGGTGTATGTATTTGCAGTGATGTTTTCCATGATGGCTTTGTATACAGAGGAATCAACTTATAAGAAATATGAGACCATCCGGGATTTGAGAAAACTGGCAACTGTAGCTTTGCTCGAACCACTAATTTTTCATCCTTTTACCGTTTATGCAGCTTTAAAAGGAAACTGGGAAAAATTAACGGGAAACAAAGGTTGGGGGGAAATGACCCGCACCGGTTTTGATAAGAAAAATTGA
- a CDS encoding cation:proton antiporter yields MNWISGISDNPFYEFSIILALAALLGAIGRLLKQPLIVMFIALGIIVGPAVLDVVKSPESIHLLAEIGIAVLLFIVGLKLDLRIIRSVGKISLLTGMGQVIFTSLFGYFIGLILGFSSLHSFYIAVALTFSSTIIIVKLLSDKKEIDSLHGQIAIGFLIVQDIVVILVMIILSAMQQDGETSLTGDIIKTVGSGLGLAVFTLIAIKWIVPGLSAFLAKSQELLILFAIAWAVSIAAVSELIGFSSEVGAFLAGITLASSDFKEVISSRLVTLRDFLLLFFFVNLGSNLDLSIIGSQIYPALIFSAFVLIGNPLIVLIIMGILGYRKRTSFLAGLTVAQISEFSLIFAGLGYSVGHITNEVVGLITLVGLITIGLSTYLILYSHQIFKILSPALDIFQRSKNYTEIESIDKEEVYDVVILGLGRFGRRLGEMLEEHSEVRYLGVDFDPVLIAEWKAKGKGIIYGDMEDPDLLEQIPYDRSNIIISTVANTELSQQLKKLLDLNGYTGNYFVTATTEQDYKDLRDFGFDDEHILRPHQMAAATFYEAFLKHNVNKA; encoded by the coding sequence ATGAACTGGATTTCTGGCATATCGGACAATCCTTTTTATGAATTTTCTATCATCCTTGCCCTGGCGGCATTGCTGGGCGCAATTGGCCGCCTATTAAAACAGCCTCTAATTGTGATGTTCATCGCATTAGGGATCATTGTGGGCCCTGCGGTCCTTGATGTGGTTAAATCTCCAGAATCTATTCACTTACTGGCAGAGATTGGAATTGCAGTACTGCTGTTTATAGTAGGTTTAAAACTTGATCTACGAATAATAAGATCTGTAGGAAAGATTTCCCTGCTCACAGGGATGGGGCAGGTGATCTTTACCTCCCTATTTGGTTATTTTATTGGTTTAATCCTCGGCTTCTCTTCCCTTCATAGTTTTTATATAGCTGTCGCACTTACATTTTCCAGTACGATCATCATCGTCAAATTACTTTCAGATAAAAAGGAAATAGACTCCCTGCACGGGCAAATAGCTATTGGTTTCTTAATAGTACAGGATATAGTTGTTATCCTGGTGATGATCATACTTTCAGCCATGCAACAGGATGGGGAAACTTCGCTCACCGGAGATATCATTAAAACTGTGGGTTCCGGCCTGGGATTGGCTGTCTTTACTTTGATTGCAATTAAATGGATAGTACCAGGCCTTAGTGCGTTTCTCGCAAAGTCACAGGAACTTCTTATCCTCTTCGCCATTGCCTGGGCAGTCTCTATTGCTGCAGTGAGTGAACTCATAGGCTTTAGTAGTGAAGTAGGTGCATTTTTGGCAGGTATTACCCTTGCTTCTTCAGATTTTAAAGAGGTTATAAGCAGCCGCCTGGTAACTTTAAGGGATTTCCTGCTCCTGTTCTTCTTTGTAAATCTGGGTAGCAATCTGGACCTGTCCATAATCGGCAGCCAGATCTATCCCGCCCTAATTTTTTCTGCTTTTGTACTTATAGGCAATCCCTTGATCGTTCTTATCATCATGGGTATCCTGGGATATCGAAAACGTACCTCCTTTCTGGCGGGTTTAACCGTTGCTCAAATAAGTGAGTTCTCCTTAATTTTTGCCGGATTGGGGTACAGTGTGGGCCATATTACCAACGAAGTGGTGGGGTTAATTACCCTTGTAGGATTGATCACGATTGGCCTTTCTACTTATCTCATTCTATACTCGCATCAAATTTTTAAGATCCTGTCTCCTGCACTTGATATTTTCCAAAGAAGCAAAAATTATACTGAAATTGAGAGCATTGACAAGGAGGAAGTTTACGATGTAGTGATCCTGGGCCTTGGAAGGTTTGGCAGGCGCCTTGGTGAAATGCTTGAGGAACATTCAGAAGTGCGATATCTGGGGGTAGATTTTGATCCCGTATTAATCGCCGAGTGGAAAGCCAAGGGTAAGGGGATTATTTATGGAGATATGGAGGACCCGGACCTTCTGGAGCAAATACCATATGATAGAAGCAATATCATCATTAGCACAGTGGCAAATACCGAACTTTCCCAACAGCTAAAAAAACTCCTGGATCTAAACGGGTATACCGGGAATTATTTTGTTACTGCAACCACAGAACAGGATTATAAGGATTTAAGGGATTTTGGATTTGATGACGAGCATATTTTAAGGCCACATCAAATGGCAGCCGCCACTTTTTATGAAGCTTTCCTGAAGCATAATGTAAACAAGGCCTAA
- a CDS encoding universal stress protein, which translates to MNKRNRIIILVDFSEYSENLIEFGFSLSKKLNGKLVFVHQVAGVVPALADEGSRNEILKAEISDAHIHLRDLLKERIQDENAIHISPKPILSILKELSNELYFDWVLTGLKTTGVLKRLFIGSTPLSIIDESNHLTLAVPIKTPVAIPQKLLVGVTPKFPMNREQFQVVLTSLTGHIKQIEFFTVLKDDEDEDKAKVYLQKLQKEFDTLKSEFSIYKGDNALDLLKKQVHLTMDSFLVLQQGSRTLNDKLFRKFMINEVVYGAQTPLIVLSS; encoded by the coding sequence ATGAATAAGAGAAACAGAATTATAATACTGGTAGATTTTTCTGAATATTCAGAGAACCTGATTGAATTTGGCTTTTCACTCTCCAAAAAATTAAATGGCAAACTGGTTTTTGTACATCAGGTTGCAGGGGTAGTACCGGCCCTGGCCGATGAGGGGAGCCGCAATGAGATTCTCAAAGCTGAAATTTCTGATGCTCACATACATTTGCGGGATCTGTTGAAAGAAAGGATCCAGGATGAAAACGCAATTCATATAAGCCCAAAACCAATTCTTTCAATTCTTAAGGAGTTGTCCAACGAGCTTTATTTTGACTGGGTGCTTACGGGCCTTAAGACCACCGGGGTTTTAAAACGTCTCTTTATTGGAAGTACACCTCTTTCTATTATTGATGAGTCCAATCATTTAACCCTGGCAGTTCCCATAAAAACCCCTGTAGCTATTCCCCAAAAGCTTTTGGTAGGGGTTACTCCCAAGTTTCCAATGAACAGGGAGCAATTTCAGGTAGTTTTAACGTCGCTTACTGGCCATATAAAGCAAATAGAGTTTTTTACTGTGCTAAAGGATGACGAGGATGAAGATAAAGCTAAAGTATATCTGCAGAAACTTCAGAAGGAATTTGATACCCTAAAAAGTGAGTTTAGCATTTATAAGGGGGACAATGCGCTGGACCTTTTGAAGAAACAGGTACACTTAACTATGGACTCCTTTCTTGTACTTCAACAGGGATCACGAACTCTTAACGATAAGTTATTCAGGAAGTTCATGATAAATGAGGTGGTTTACGGGGCACAAACGCCATTAATAGTTTTATCTTCATGA
- a CDS encoding VOC family protein, which produces MISKHKESGKKEQNGIPPKVTGIGGIFFISDDPGRSREWYANNLGLEVNQWGSSFEFRNANRPEEINYLQWSPSKPGSEHFAPSKKEFMINYRVQNIEGLVKKLKSNGVEVLDEIENFDYGKFVHIMDHEGNKIELWEPVDHVFTAMDLKTTK; this is translated from the coding sequence ATGATATCAAAACACAAGGAGTCCGGGAAAAAAGAGCAAAACGGAATACCACCTAAAGTTACAGGCATTGGCGGAATTTTTTTCATAAGTGATGACCCCGGAAGGAGTAGGGAGTGGTATGCAAATAACCTGGGGCTTGAGGTAAACCAATGGGGTTCCAGCTTTGAATTTCGCAATGCCAATAGGCCTGAGGAAATTAACTACCTGCAGTGGAGCCCATCTAAACCGGGAAGCGAGCATTTTGCACCTTCGAAAAAAGAATTTATGATCAACTACAGAGTGCAAAATATTGAAGGACTGGTTAAGAAATTGAAGTCAAACGGGGTGGAGGTCCTGGATGAAATTGAAAATTTTGATTATGGGAAGTTTGTACACATCATGGATCACGAAGGTAATAAGATAGAACTGTGGGAGCCGGTAGATCACGTTTTCACAGCAATGGACCTTAAAACCACGAAATAA